From the Triticum urartu cultivar G1812 chromosome 4, Tu2.1, whole genome shotgun sequence genome, the window GGTCCTGCCTTGTCTTATACTCCAAATTGATCATTGTACTCCTATATACATGCACACAAGACTCAAGCAATAAACATCAATTTCAACAATCTCTCTCTATCCCTCCGACAACTAGGAATTATCTATGCTGATAGAAATCGTGAATCATCTTGATCTAGAGATGGAGTAGCCCCTATTCTAGCATGATAAGAAATGTTGGCACCGGCCAGGCCGTAGGTAGCTCCTCTCTGCTACCCTGGCCACTCTCctctcactacaagaaatatgtcaacttgcgaccatcactattggtcactgaaatgtcattgtttttcatttgcgacctttttgtgacaaaTACCTTTTTGCgacaaaaacagaaggtcaaaagctgtcgttcgtaaactgaaattaacaaCCTTCTCTATGAGAAGGTCGTGGAATTGCAcgaccaaaacaaaaggtcatTGATTCTatgaccttttgttttggtcgctagctctctgcccaggccacgtcgaatccgacgtggcaatctgacatggcaaaattgcgaccaattGATAATGTCGTTAATAAGATTCAACCCGGTCCAATTCAGTGTTTTACATAGGCCGAGCCCTTTAATTCAGCCCATTTGTTGTTGTTTTATGGACTAAATGGGCCAAGCCCAATTTTACAGCCCTTTACTTTTCTAGTAAATTTCTTTTTTTGTTGGCCTTTTCATTTTTTGCTGGCCTTTACATTTTGTTTTTTATAACTTTTAGCagaattattattattttcactATTTTAAATAAAATAAACAATTCCACAACAACATCATCAGTTAGGCTGTAGCCTTTTTAGGTGCGGTACAAATTTAAGCATAGAAAATTGGAAAATAGATATTTAACCAATATATATTGttgagaaattttcataattttgcTGTCAAAGCAGGATGTACACAGGAATACAATTTTGCTGTCAAAGCAGCATTTCAAATGTACATCTTCATGACATCATACATAAAAACAGCAATAAAAAGTTTACAATATGCCATATGGCTCAGATCACATGACAAATGACATCCAGGTTCAAATGATCCCAGCAACGAAAAAACATCACCAGCACAGCATACTATCTGCACATTCAAGGAGAACAAACTATATGTCAAAAGAGAACTGAGCAGAAAATAGTATATTCAATAATTACTACAGATTTGCTCACTGGATACACACACACACTTTGCATATACTTTTGAAAGGAACTGCGGATTCAAGTAAACTGCAGAGTTATATCAAGACAAAGATAGAAGGAGAAATAGTGAAGATAGTTCTTGAATTTCCACCTTCTATGTGTACAGTACACATGACACCAGCAGGTCAGAAGATAATACAACAAATGTGCATGAAAGACAATACAGTAAACACCATCTTGTTTATAGAAAGGCAATATAGTAGCATGCCTCTAGCACATCatctcatttaaagaatgcattCAGGCAAGAAATGGATAGCTGGTCTAATTTTCTCACACTTGGCATCTTCATAGttaacaccatcatgtacaacaGCAAGCTGCTATAGGCTGGCCAATTGACTGATACTACTAGATAAGCAAACCAAACTACTACCAAAACAAGAACCAAACATGGCAAGCAAAGTACCAGCATTTTACTCATAGCAAAGCAAACTACTACCAAAACAAGAATCCACAAGCAAACCCATCTTGCAGCACCACCAGTTCGAACGGATAGATAGAGGATGATGGGTGACGGACCTGAACCGAGACACTTACCATGGAGACCTGCTTGACAGAGCCCTTTGCCCCAGTGCTTGCATGGAGCTGGAGCATCACACACATAACAGTAGCACTACATATGACAAAGAGAACATCAAAGAGGCCGCATTACAAACGCTCTGTTGTCAACTCTGCTATTGTAATCATATTACAAACAGAATCATGTATAGGGGGTGACAATGCTTGTGACTTGCCATTCCATAATGCTTCGGGTGAGCAGTGGTGCTGAAGGGCAATTCGGAACATAAATGCCGAGAGTGAGGGAAATTCTTGCACGCTATCTGCAAAAAAAGAAATCACCTTCTTTAGTTCATCACAGGATGTAGCAGAACGACTCGATTAGTAATCCCAGGCACAGAATTAAACACAGAGTTGCAGCTGAAGCGAGTATAGATGGGTTCAATGATAGGTAAGGTGCTTCCCTATCCTTCACAAGCCTATCTAAAGAACAATTCTGTAAGTGACTTGACTCTTAAGAAACAGAAAGAAGGGCAAGGTAATTGGCTCCTTCACAAGCCTATCTAAAGAACAATTCTACAAGTGACCTGACTCTTAAGAAACAACAAGAAGGGCAAGGTAATTGGCTCCTAATTCCTTAGTTCTGACAAATACCATATTTGATACTAGATGTACTGAAATAAAAACCAACTCTAAGGATTCAAGTAGCACTCGTGTTAGCATTCTGCAGAAAATGACAAGCATTCACCCTTGAAGCAAGAATTCCATCTCAGGTGACGCTACTTGCTACTATTCTCAGCACCAAAAAGTGAAAACACCTCTGAATTAAAAAAGGATAACAAGGATAACATACTCCTGACCAAGTCCTTACTGATTTGTGTTGTACTACGAGTGCATATCCAGTGATACACACATCTGAATTAAAAAACGTGTATGCAACTTTCAAGAAAAGCGAGTAACGCAAAAAACAAGGACTACTTCTGCTTGTAATCATCGAGTATTAGTGTTTTAGAAAATTATGACGTACTAGTTCATTTGGAAACGATCAGTCGTTGTATATCAGGGTATGTAGCTGGTTCACCAGCTCATCAAGTAGTACATGGGAGTTGAGCTGGTAATCAATTCATACTGACATGGTTAGTTGCAAACTGCATCTCGATGCCATCCTTTGAGAGGGAGAAAGGGGTCGCCATTACTCCTGCATTGTTGCTGCCAGAGAAAGCAACATGCAATCAGGGAACGCCGTGAGCTATCAATTATACAAGTAGTACATGTGAAGTATTGTGCAATGATGAAAAGTACTAGACTTAAATACATGAGTCGTGTGCTAATAAGGATTAAGTGTCGTAGTGCAGGAAGTGGCATAGCTATGCAAGTAACCATCCATGAAATGAAACTGACAGTTCCTGTAACATGGTTCAAACTAGCAGCTGTCCTGGAACCTGAATTAAATGAGTTCCGTGACACCATTCTTGCAGTAGTTGTACTAGCAGGCAGATATTTGTGGTTGAATATAGGTGGAATTGAATTAAACCTACCAGCACAACAACTAACTAATAGTATGACCAAGCTTGTCTGTATGATTGAAGGTAGTAAGTAGTAGTGTCTGAAATTATAAACCAATTTCCCCTCCATGAAATTCCCCATGCCTATAGCCTCCTTAATATTTGGAAATTTACAAGGGGATCTACATACCCATGATGGGGGAAGGTAGAGGAGGGAGCAGGGGAACGACCTTCTATGGCGCAAAAGCAGACCGCTGTAGTAGGCTACATCATGCATTGAGAATTAGAAAAGAGGCATGCATACGATCACATCATGCATTTGCACATTCATTCAGTAGCTAAAATCAACCTGGAGCATAGTTGGTGAGGCCAACTTCAAGACCATAGCAAGGCAACTCATGGGAGTAGGCAGCGGCCATCATGACATCACCAGCAATTGTAGCGTAAACAATTTGGGCAGTGACATCCTTGTTGGTCTAAAGTACTAATGTTAAGAGATacaacatgactccatggtaaTAATAAGAAACATAAGCAACATATATAGATGATTGAGAAGTGCACAAACTATGATGAAGAATCTTTGAAGGATACAATTCGCACAACAAAACGGTACTTGGGGGTATTGTACTTGTTCTTGTCCTGGTTGGTCTCAGCCTGGCCCTATAGTCGGTCTTCCCCCTGAGAAAACAAGGGAGAAGGGACAATCGGCCAATCAGAATCGCTGTCAGATGACAGAAGTAGCAGATTCATGGAGAGGCAGGTGTTAACACATACAACGCCTTCTCTTGAAATGGACTTGGAAACGCTTGGAGTACGCCCTTGTCTTTTGGTTCTTGATGTACACTTGAAAGACATATCCATGAGAAGCACATGAGTACACCTAGGTTTGGAACATCAGTGCTAACCAGGAAACACTAGTGATCAATCAAGAGGCACAAATAAAACATTTTAAGATAAGATATCAAAGTGGTTCATAGTTCTATTTGATGGCGAGAAACATTGAATCTAACTAGTAATCACAACTAAATACTAAACACAACAGAGTCTACTGTCCATCGACTACAAGTAGCTTCTGTGCGTCTAGAGGACTTGGCAGAAAAATACAAGAAGAAGCACTCGCGGCCGGGAAATTGGATCGACAACGCAGAGGAACGTGCAGTTCCATCCATCGACTACAAGTACTAGTACCAGTAGTAGTATATCCCCAAGGCTTCAAGATGCCTACACGATCTTTGCTAAAGTTGCACAATCCCTAGAAATATCTCTACGTAACTGGTGCTGTAATGGATGCATGCATCCATCATTCTGTACTACTACCCCTGAATCTATGTAACTAGTGTTGTGATGGATGTCGCTCTGTATTACTACCTGAACGGAAGAGGAACGACGTCGGGGGAGGCGCGTTCCTCGGTGCGCGACGCTGTGCTcggcgagcgagcgagcgagcggaGAGGACGGCGTCGGAGAAGGCATAGGTGGCCATGGTGTGGGCACGGTCCTGCGTGATCCGCCGCTCGCACGCCGCCGCAATGTCCTGGCGTAGATCCGCGACCACGGGCCCTCCCGCCCCTTCCATGGCCTCGGTGACGGAggagcgtggcggcggcgggggcctTCCTCTATATTCCTGAGAGGCAGGGGCGGCGTCGGTGCCCGGAgaatacgaggaagaagggcgGTGGCGGGAGGCGAGGACGGGtccggcggtggcggtggcgtgGAGATGGGGACGAGGGAGGAGTGCGATTGGAGGAGGGGGGCGATTGGATCTGATTTAGGGTTTGCGCTGCGGGTGGGgtttccctttttcttttctttttcttcttttctgtagatagatggatggatggatggacgtGGTATGgagagatggatggatggatgagCGTCATGTCATCGATCCGTGTGACAACTCATTCCACCAATGAGAATGGAGCACATGTAATTGTAACTAGCACGGTGacccgcgcatttgcgcggctagacTTCAATGTTTTTAAATATATTTTGGTGATTTTTCATTGCCTATCTTCTTTCCACTACATAAGTTTTTCACATTAAGAAATGTAGCTTAGATGTGTTTGGATAACTTATTAAACACTACAAGGTATATTTCTGTAAAATTTATATATTTGATAGTAAATATTTGATTTTATAGATTTTTTTTTCTAAATTGTCATATATCCCATATTCATTATTCGTCTACTTCCCAATTTAAAAGAATGTAAACAGTGAATGGTGGGAAAGTTTCTAAGATATTCTCTCATTGGGCTCGCGTAATTGTATTTTTTAGGTAATTGTATTTTTAAGCAAAGTACAATGATTTATTACATATTTGACATGCATTATTATTTTTTGATAAAACATTCTCTATCATTTAGTCCTAAAAATTATATTTGGTATTCTTCTCTCCAACGGTATTTCCCCACTTGGTCAAATATTATTGAATTTGTTTTTGTTGTCGCATTGTAGCATTGACATGGCATTTAAATTATATAAAGACGATATTAGCTAAACACATCTACCTCTAGTATACATATAAGACTTGGGAATTCTGCGTTTAACTGTATTATTTTTTAAAATACACCCACTCTTGACAAAGATCGACATCCTGCAATTCGAAGCCATGTATCTATACTAATATTAATATTTCTCTCTTTTACTACTCTTCATCAGTCACTATTTTCCCATAGACAAATATTAACTTATCTACCATCCCACCATTTGTATATCTTTGAATACATAAAAAGATTGTAGTTGGAGAACTCCCATGGGATTCTTTTTGGTATATATTTTTTTGATATTAAAGTTACTCGGGTGTAGCAGAAAATCGTTAATGGCACCAAGGTTAATATCGTACATGTCAAAACCATTTAATCAATAATAAAATTCCTAAACTTCATGTCCTCTTACACCTAATTAATAAGAGATGTCTAGTAGTATATGTTCTCTTCCACCTAATTAATAAACTTCATGTCCTCTTCTGCAATCTGTATCGCCATTATCCTTCTTGTAATTGCATTTGTAGATTTTTTTTTGCAGGGTATTTCCAGATATCATGTTATCATGTACGACCATGTTCGATCATTTTTTCCACATGTGGGCACTATCCTCTTACTCTAAATGTCTATGCTGTTTGGCTATCTAAACCAAGTAACTATTGGCATATGTTCATTTAAAATGGTATTAAACTTTGTTTTACCGAATCTTGTTCGTATGTACTTTTTTGTGTCCTTGCTGTTCTACACCAACTTATATTCTACTACAACTGAAATCTGATTTTAGTTTATTTTAACTTTAATTCTATATTCAACTGCACGGGTTAATTTTTTATTTAAGCCCTATAGCTAAATTTTATATAAAAGTATATATACATTGAGTACTTTGTTTATTATTTATGGTTTTGCAAATTTTTGGCAAAAGTATCCTCCTTTATTCATCTGTGAGAAACATATATCAACTAGTATTATTTATCCACCTAATTAATAAGAGATATCTAGTAGTCTAAACTGTGGTGACATGTTTGTACCCGAGTTGGATATACAAACATGTGGGGGCAGATATTGCTGGTGCATGTACATAGCCTTGTTCGATGAAAAAAAGATTGCATATCCTTGTACGTAGTATGTATTTTCCTTGTATGCAGTTTTGTTTGCTTGTAGGATGGTTACGTGTGCATGTTTCTCTCTTCCAAAAACCTTTTTCTAAGTTTCCTTCTCAGCTAACATTTTCTGTGTGCATGTGTGTTTATTCTGAATAGACCTTCCTTATGTGGCGATCAACATTCAACCTCTAGTCTACACGTGTTATATTGGATTTATACTTGCTTCCAAACAATTCATATGATGTACGCTTGCTGGCCGCTAGCTAGAATCCGTATGATGTACGCTTGTTGGCCGTTGGCTCTTGGTTTGGTCAATGAATCTTAGCCGTTtaattttctttgcacggaaaattcattttccatttttcgagtgcccgaaatgagttttttgtgaagaacctaccatatatttgttgcaaaaatggaccaaatcaattttgtaaaatactaggatatatttaatgcacaattaacAAAATGGTtaggtgtcaaaagttttgatccacctctggtgaaaaagacaaattcccgccgattcagtaggaagcgggtcaaatttgaactgcaactgcctcatagtttgctcgttatgttttccaaaaatcatttctaggtacataagtatctatttaatcatataaacatcaaaagttttccaggATTCAACCACCAGCAAGGAACGATCAAGCCCGttgttttgaccgcattttgaaacaggcataaaaatttcaaaaaaataaaaaatgggaaaccttcgcattgtgtcattatatgtgaccaagttcataggaaaaataataaacttgtaatatggcaattttttaaaaaaaagtgttatcagaaatgagctatcatacatgaagattcatggctttcaagccaaatgatcaatcttatggccacattcatggcatagtttgttcaaatgatctcatattgtgcacaagggtgcatcttggaatttcaaacaatgttgcctgagggagttttcattttctttgcacggaaaattcattttccattttttgagtgcctgaaatgagattttttgtgaaggacctaccatatatttgttgcaaaattggaccaaatcaattttctaaaacaccaggacatatttaatgcacaattgacaaaaatggttgggtgtcgaaagttttgatccacctctggtgaaaaagacaaattcctgccgatttagtaggaagtgggtcaaatttgaactgcagctgccttatagtttgctcgttatttttttcaaaaatcatttttagttacataagtatctatttaatcagaaatATATGGTTTGGTGGCAAGACATCGAGGTTtggacggtggccgagggccccaactctagagcgcgtaagcTCGCATGCCTGCCGCATGGTCACCTAATGACTGTGGCGTTGCCATGCGTTCTGGCTGGCCTAGgaatgtctagtgggttgggcgctgcccaggtaggtgctaggaagaaaattacaacataagattctcatgaggagaccgaactatgctcaaagatgaattagcagccaagtgtttgatttgCGGTACgagaaatgcacatggccaatgggcgtgagttttggctgaggatgatcatctgcTAAGAAGAATTTCTTCACAAATtatcagctcaaaaggaggattctaggtggtacttccttcacaatgcttctaggtggacaaaaactttggaaatttgccaaGGAAGATTTGTtgggcaaatggagctgaattttgtcatgaggCAATTATTTGGATAGGAAAAAGTGCCCAAAAATTTCGAGGGCggtcaagaatatataaataacacgtccttcataaagtgttgttgtgaacagaataggaaaatgaatattatTGAATTATTTTTAAACTAGGCAAGAAAGGATTTTTACATaattgatgaagatatgaccgaaagaatttatgagattttttgggaattttgggaatgaaagaaatataggttgcttcacaacctagggtaaaaattgacacatggacatgacacataggcaaaactgatgaggtggcgcctagtcacaCTAATCCAACATattttacaaggttatgaccatctatcttggtcatgatcagctagaaataaggcagcagacAAGTGATGtctgctttgtgaccatttcgtgtaaggaaattacgacctttctgaccaaaatggtcgatatagtttagggtttggagccccctgaacagttTTTGACCAATTGGTttcaaatggtcatagatctatgaccaattcgtCTAGGGTCACTGACataaggtcactagttgacatatttcttgtagtgtctCCTTGTTGCCACCGGTGGCGTCGACCCGTGGCTAGAGAGGCGTCCAAGATCCCACCGGAGCCCAAGCCTTCACCCTTTAGAGCATCTACAGTTGGACTTGGCAAATCTTGGCAAACGCGCCCGGGCGCGTCCGCGGGCACTGACCAGGCATGCCTCAAATTTCAACAGTTGCAGCCGGACATCTCATACTAAATTCTCAAATCCATACAAAGACATGCAAACTAAAAGAAACCTACGTACTACGTCGATCACCTAGCTACTCATCATTGAAGATGTCGACGATCTTCGTGCCTGGTTCCGGTAGCATGGGTGGCAGCTGCAGCTCCGGCGCATCCGCTCCGGCCTCCTCTGCCTATATCTCCATGTCGAGTTCGGCAAAGAGCGCGTCAGACTCTGCCTGCTCCCGCCGGAGGAACGCCTGGCTGGCCTCCACATAGGCCTCATCTTGGATAGACTCCAGGATGGCCTGCTGCTCCACCATCTCGTCAGACTGAGCGACGGTGAACTCCATCTCCGCCTGCTCCATATTGAAGCCCGACAGCTGCTGCTCCGGCGCCTGCTGCTCTACCTCCGCCACCTCCATCCGAGCCATCTCCTCCTTGTCCTCTTCCCTTGGCTGCTCCTCCTCCGGCTCCGCTGAGTCCGGAGGCAGCTGGGTAGCGATGACGGTGGCGCGCGCGGCTTTACTCGCCCGGATCTCCAGCTGGATCTCGGCACGGCGCTCCGGCGTCTGCATGGCGTAGTAGGTGATCTTGCTCTGGACAATGGCGGAGTGCCAGTGCGTGGGTGGAGCATCAGACCGTGGGCTGAGCGCtagagtgagagagggaggaagTGGATGGGCTCGTACTGGCGGCGCAAAGAGGGTGGAGGTGGATGCGTTAAGGTTGTGGGACACCGGTCGGCTTAAATAGCCAGTTTCGATCTTGGGCGGCGAGCGTGAGCGGCGCCACGCGACGTTTACACCATGGCGATGGACGCAGCGTCTGTCGGACCGCTGGGTTTCCGAGGGTTCCCCATGGGACCGCTTCTCCAGTCAGACGTGGCAGGCATGCACGGGCATGCCTGGTCGCCCCCATATCCTTctcatatttgggctggatatgggGGGTGCCAGTCAGTTCAGGCATTTGAGGTGTCCATCTGGGTCAAAAAAACATGACCAATCAATGACCGGGCGGCCCGCCTAGGCATATGAGGCGGTTTTGAGGTGCctggttgtagatgctcttagcaTATCTGACCTACGGCGGCATGTTGGTGCTGCGCGGCAGCGATGTGCTGGCActacctgagggagtcctggattagggggtgttcggataaccggactataccttcagccggactcctggactatgaagatacaagattaaagactctgtcccgtgtccggaagggactttccttggcgtggaaggcaagcttgNNNNNNNNNNNNNNNNNNNNNNNNNNNNNNNNNNNNNNNNNNNNNNNNNNNNNNNNNNNNNNNNNNNNNNNNNNNNNNNNNNNNNNNNNNNNNNNNNNNNNNNNNNNNNNNNNNNNNNNNNNNNNNNNNNNNNNNNNNNNNNNNNNNNNNNNNNNNNNNNNNNNNNNNNNNNNNNNNNNNNNNNNNNNNNNNNNNNNNNNNNNNNNNNNNNNNNNNNNNNNNNNNNNNNNNNNNNNNNNNNNNNNNNNNNNNNNNNNNNNNNNNNNNNNNNNNNNNNNNNNNNNNNNNNNNNNNNNNNNNNNNNNNNNNNNNNNNNNNNNNNNNNNNNNNNNNNNNNNNNNNNNNNNNNNNNNNNNNNNNNNNNNNNNNNNNNNNNNNNNNNNNNNNNNNNNNNNNNNNNNNNNNNNNNNNNNNNNNNNNNNNNNNNNNNNNNNNNNNNNNNNNNNNNNNNNNNNNNNNNNNNNNNNNNNNNNNNNNNNNNNNNNNNNNNNNNNNNNNNNNNNNNNNNNNNNNNN encodes:
- the LOC125551578 gene encoding uncharacterized protein LOC125551578 isoform X1 codes for the protein MSCLAMVLKLASPTMLQPTTAVCFCAIEGRSPAPSSTFPHHGNNAGVMATPFSLSKDGIEMQFATNHIACKNFPHSRHLCSELPFSTTAHPKHYGMCYCYVCDAPAPCKHWGKGLCQAGLHGKCLGSDSMLCW
- the LOC125551578 gene encoding uncharacterized protein LOC125551578 isoform X2, yielding MSCLAMVLKLASPTMLQPTTAVCFCAIEGRSPAPSSTFPHHGNNAGVMATPFSLSKDGIEMQFATNHIACKNFPHSRHLCSELPFSTTAHPKHYGMCYCYVCDAPAPCKHWGKGLCQAGLHDSMLCW
- the LOC125551578 gene encoding uncharacterized protein LOC125551578 isoform X3; the protein is MMAAAYSHELPCYGLEVGLTNYAPAYYSGLLLRHRSNNAGVMATPFSLSKDGIEMQFATNHIACKNFPHSRHLCSELPFSTTAHPKHYGMCYCYVCDAPAPCKHWGKGLCQAGLHGKCLGSDSMLCW
- the LOC125551578 gene encoding uncharacterized protein LOC125551578 isoform X5, which encodes MEGAGGPVVADLRQDIAAACERRITQDRAHTMATYAFSDAVLSARSLARRAQRRAPRNAPPPTSFLFRSDSVQEFPSLSAFMFRIALQHHCSPEALWNVLLLCV
- the LOC125551578 gene encoding uncharacterized protein LOC125551578 isoform X4, which produces MEGAGGPVVADLRQDIAAACERRITQDRAHTMATYAFSDAVLSARSLARRAQRRAPRNAPPPTSFLFRSDSVQEFPSLSAFMFRIALQHHCSPEALWNGKSQALSPPIHDSVCNMITIAELTTERL